In the Lycium ferocissimum isolate CSIRO_LF1 unplaced genomic scaffold, AGI_CSIRO_Lferr_CH_V1 ctg1953, whole genome shotgun sequence genome, one interval contains:
- the LOC132042982 gene encoding uncharacterized protein LOC132042982, with translation MAPFEAQYGRRCRSPDGWFEPGEAQLLGPDLVQLALEKVVIIRERLKTAQSRQKSYADKKVRDVEFMKGEKVFLKVSPMKGVMRFGRKGKLSPRYISPYEILDLIGLVAYRLSLPPRLSDVHSLFHMSMLRRYVGDDSHKIQPEDVELDENLTYKESPISILDRQVRQLRSKKVASVKVLWRNHPNEEATGSPKRTCEINILTYLT, from the coding sequence ATGGCGCCGTTTGAAGCCCAATATGGTCGCAGGTGTCGTTCACCAGATGGATGGTTCGAACCGGGCGAAGCACAACTATTAGGTCCAGATTTGGTTCAGCTAGCCTTGGAGAAAGTTGTGATAATACGAGAACGACTTAAGACAGCACAAAGCAGACAgaagtcctatgcagataagAAAGTTCGTGATGTGGAGTTCATGAAGGGTGAAAAAGTCTTCTTaaaagtttcacctatgaaaggagttatgagatttggtCGAAAGGGTAAGCTAAGCCCTAGGTATATCAGTCCTTATGAGATTTTGGACCTAATTGGGTTGGTGGCATATAGACTTTCTTTACCTCCGAGATTGTCTGATGTTCATTCTTTATTTCACATGTCTATGCTAAGACGATATGTTGGTGATGATAGCCATAAGATTCAGCCAGAGGATGTGGAGCTTGATGAAAATTTGACTTATAAGGAGAGTCCGATATCTATTCTTGATAGGCAAGTGCGACAATTGAGGTCGAAGAaggtagcttcagtcaaagtgtTGTGGCGTAATCATCCAAACGAGGAGGCTACTGGGAGTCCGAAGCGGACATGCGAGATaaatatcctcacttatttGACGTGA